The sequence TGTTACTGAGCACAGACAGgccgatggtgctgaggctgctgtaCTGAACtctgcaaacaaataaacaaaatctagAGTCATCTCCATTTTGTGAGGcagctgtgttgttttaaaatctggcAGAAAATGCTCAGGGTGTTTGATGAGTGTGTGGTGGTGAGCGCTCTGCTCTGTGCTGACATGTCGGGGCTGCAGACGTCAAATCTAAGACAATTTTGGACAATAACTTCTGCTCACTGCATGAGCGTAAGTGTGGTCGGGTGTTTGCAAAGCAAAGTCACAGAGTGCCTCCAGCACGACGCACCTCTGAGTGCCACAGGAAACCAACCTGCCTGTGGCCATCAGATTGCACGCCTCCGGACTGTGATCACTGAAAGCttagcagtttatttttttaatgttccaaATAACATCCATGGTGTTTTGATGTGTTAAttgttattttccttttctgttaaACGATTGCATTGAGTTCTgactctgttttttatttttacttatggAGTGATGTTACCAAACAAATTTCCCTTGgagattaataaacttttttttaatttaattgaattcCAACAGCCTTTAGCGTATTTTAAGTTTGACAAAACTTATTTCTTTATGCCACAAAGCTCTGAGTTCAACCCAAAACAAGCTATAAGGTtatatgtttttacatttctgtctaAAATACACACATATTAGAAGTCCTCTCAGATGGAagacacagacaggcaaaaacattatcgccttttTATTAGCAGGCAATAAATATGTGCATTGCAGCTAAATAACATTAATATATGTTCTAAAATGAGGCATGTCTGTCATGCTTTGAGTTATCAGGGAAAGGCCAGAGCAGAAGCAGAGTTCTCATGGTGGAAAAGCTGCACCACACAGTTACAGTTCACAGAACAGAAGCACACAAACCCCAAACAGTTCTGAGAAAAAACTTTAgccataagaaaaaaaaaatcgaaaacaaaaaaacaaccttttttcttttgccacaATTCCAAGTCTTAGGTAAAAAAGTTTAACGAAAAACAACACTTTGCCaatttaaaagtagctaaaatcagtttttttatttcagttgcaTCACTGCAGCATCTTTTTATGGCATTTAACAAAAAGGTGACTGACTTTGTAATCTTagcattttactattttttctttaagttagCATAAGCATcattttaattagcattttaacTTTAAGATTATGACTTTTaactttagattttagctagccttttgctgcatttaacttttagataacattttggtgcttttttttagcatttatacttttagtttttaactagcattttgatacttttagtttttttcagttcagttaattaatttaataaaggGATAGCGTACATTAATAAGCACCCAAATAagttaaaatgcaaatgtaaacACATTTCCATCATCAGAAGCCCCTgtgcataaaagaaaacatccagagtGTAAATATACAACATTAAAACTGTAAtcagcacaaattaaaacactaCAATACAAACAGATACTGGaaacatctcaaaacataaaaccaataaattaGAAATTATTCATATCATTAAAATTCTTGATCCTCCAACATTATTTGACTGAATAATTGGATGAGGACTGTCTGATTAACTGAGGGAgagaatttgaaataaaaaacttcTCTGTTTGCAGCTGATTTATTATGTGAGGAAAAATCAAACCATGAAGAATTTTATAAATCTGGCAAACATCCTTGTATTCTGCAAAACTAGCCTTTGTTACATTTGTCTAAtcttttgctactattagcttttaggtGGTGTCACAGTTAGTTACTGCCTGTAGCTAGCATTTAGCCTGTTCGGCTAGTGTTTAGCtcctttagcatttagctagtgttctgcttttgtgtttagctttaacaactcagtttcattCAGGCTTCAGCGTTCactctgcattttcacaaaataaaaagcaattcCTTGAATTCCATTTAAATCCACTTCAAAGCAGTACAGTTCAATATATTAgtaataaaatgctaattttcaacaatttatattaaatatttacttcaATCAGCACTAAATACACACTGATAAAATAACTGATGATCTAACTACATAGATCTTTATTAATGAACCTCATTTACTGACTGAAATTATgtaatttacataaatttatATGAATGTACAACAATTTCTACACGCCTGAGGTTTTACACCGTCTCATTCAACACCTTTCAACAACTcataacaagaagaaaaattagTCTTTCTGGTTTCACATCAACAAACAGCTTATAAATGAgcgttttcaaaacaaaacaacattcagGTTTGAGCCTCAAAGTTCCCAAAGTGAGATAATTTAGTTGCTCGAGAAGAATCAGCTGtgaggaaaacattttgtgcactGCAGTCTGCATGCTGCACGTGTGGCACAACCCGATAAGATTTTATCTGCACGGTTCTGCtcagagacaagacaaaaaaccTCCACCTGGAAGGATCAAACCTAAGAAATGATCCTTTTCAGGCATGCATTAATCCCCACATCGTATATAAACATATGTTGTTGTTGCTCCACAATGAAAGCCCAGCAGGTTGGAAACATATCTACTTACTTACAatcaagaatttaaaaataattttaagacatttatcttttaattgacacaacttaaataactttttgaagACACGACTGTTTGAACTGCTGTTCTTGAAATAAAGATTAAGACAGCAAACCTCAGAAAGCCCCAAAGTCAGTCGGACGGTGCTGCTTGTGGTCCAGTAATCTTTAAACCAAACCAGAGGTTCTCTGGGCTTTAACTGGACCAGTCCAGAACCTtgaactggttctccttaaaccagctTCATGTTCTTCAGCAGAGGGTTCAGGCtctttgtcctgctggaaggtggacctccgtcTCTGTCTCACGTCTCTGGAAGACTCAAGTTTCCCTCAAGAATGTCTCTGTATTTTCCTCCATccatattttcttaaattctGACCAGTCTCCCAGTTCCTGctaatgaaaaacatccccacagcatgatgctgccaccaccatgcttcactgtggggatggtggcctcagaggtttgtgtCAAACAATgatccaataaaaaaaaggaacttattgaagcaacagaacagaaagaatacagagagtgaatacttttgcaccTGACTTTGTTTAgatttctctgtatttctgaAACGCATATTTTATTCTATTAGTCTTATTataattcttattttattattatgaggCATTTTATGATTACAGAAgcataaaataatgttttcataaCACAGCAGCATTAAAAGTAAGCATTTGTAACACTCACATTTACAAATACGGTAGTCGTAATCATTGATGATTTTATCAGATCATAATATAAAAGAATATATCTACAGTATTATATCTTTCAACACTTTTGTTACAACAAATACCAAAAAAATCTGCATATATGTAAAAGTAACAATAACATAAAGCAGATATAATCATAAAATCACCTTCCTCCCTCCAAAAACATAGATCACATACGGCAATGGTCCGAAATCGATTTAAGGAGAAGCTTAAAATTTAACTGcctaaacacaagaaataacttactgatttcagcttttagtgtCTAATCATCAGAAGGGgaaaaataagttaatttacatgtttttgatGAACGGGACCGGAAAGAGAGGGGAAGTTTAGGAGGATAAGAGGAGGTGAACAGGGGAACAAAACAGAGGGTTTCAGACAGATAAGACAGAAATATCAGATTGTCATTGTTCAAAATCAGTCACGCAAGAGCAAAAACGCTGAGACTTCAGctgataaaatcaaaaagtctgacagttttagctgctgttaagAATGTGGTAGCCATCAGTGCAAGGCTCTAATTTCTGGTGTTCATAACAATAAGAATGATCTTTATGTTTTTAGCTAATTAATTGCATTCCTAAAGAATTTGAAAATCGtgcatctttaatttaaaacaccaCATTTCTGGGCCGAGCAGTGATCCAAGCAGCATCTTGCTGTGCTTGAAACATAACACCCACCTGCCCCCTCCCCCAGGTTATTCATAAGTCATATATGAATGTGTACATTTCCCAGTTTAACCAACTACAGATGACTAAAAGCTGGAGGGAAGACCACCACCTGGGTTCTCATTTTGAAATTCACTGAGACAAAAATGATGCGGTTGAAAATCTGCAGATCAGTGCATTAATGTTAACAGaagctttgattttaatttttacctgCTGCTGTAAGGTTTTATTCTTAATGCAGATGTTGAGCTTTGATTTTAGGGGATGCATCCATCAGCCTCCTGTCAACACGTGTCGCTCTGGGCACCCACCGACTCGGGTTGGTGGGGAAAAGCCTGCTGTGCCACAACGTCGTGGGGAAACTTGTTGCGTGGGTGTTATTGAACCAACACTTGATAAACAGATAtataaatgagcagaaaaagagTGGCTGAATTTACTACCCACTTATGATTTTGTTAAAccatgactgaaaaaaaacaacgacCACAAAATGTGAGTTGACACTGGTTTCCCACTGGTTCTCACAGCTGTTGACAGAGTCAGTTTCTCTGTTAGCTAACATCAAAATTCACCCTGTGGCTCAACATCCTGCTCATTTTCACGTGATGAGACTTCTGCTTACTTTCACTTTCCTCCTGAGGTCCTCTGGTTCTCATCAGAAAACTGGGTTGCTCAGGAGATTAAAATCACAGTCTAATCAGAGACACGAGACATTTCCTAATTACTTTGTCATATTCTggccattttaaagtggggctatgtgtaaaagttataacttaagacaaaaatgtcacaagatttcCCTTTGAGTTGATAACTGTCCTGTAAAGCAACAACAGTttggagtttgagcttttaaagctgagatgttctgtaaactggattcacctgcagattaacacactctcctaacaatagaggctcctTAGGGCTACTCTGGTCCCATGTATGCAGGTgaaactcctcctcctctgtttaatgttggtttctctcttttgacataaatggcttccttcacccccctctcgaaccatctgtcttctcggtccaaaatatgaacattttggtcctcaaaggagtgtcccttatccttgaggtgtaggtggacagctgagtcctgtcccgaagagatggctctcctgtgttgagccatgcgtctgtggagaggttgtttggtctctccaatatagagatctgaactgcagacaccactccgctcagtttgggtgttttgtcctcagggtggaccaacctctgcttgagagtcctgttgggtttgaaatgttctgggatgttgtgtttggagaaaatccttttgagtttctcagatactgcAGCAACATCAGGGATGATGATATTTTTCCATCTGttcttctccttgttctgttcagcggtgtgttttgtagatttccTGTCTGACCaaagcccagttaggatatccacatgtttggagagctttttttaatgtttccttttccttcacttctgtcttcgtggggacgtgttcggcccgatgctgtagagttctgatgacaAAGACTTCTGTTCCagtgggtggtgagagtcaaacagaaggtattgatctgtgtgggttggtttcctgtagatcTCAGTGTTGAGGCTGTCGTCTCTTTCCATGGGAACCAGACAGTCCAGAACAATGCAGCTTATTGTCGTAAGCATCTTCTCTGGTGAACATGATGTTGTCGACCaagttgatgtgtctggtgaaggcTTCAACTTCCTTAGCTTGGATTTGGACCcaggtatcgtccacatatctgaaccaatggctccatcaaaggagttcagggctgTCTGCTCCACTTCCTGCATGTAGAGGTTAGCCACAATCGGagacactggagatcccataGACagccatgcttctgtctgtaaaaactgtcatcaaacttgaaataagtggtggaaaggcagaggtccagccaggtgcagatctgatctgggGTCAAGGTTGTCCTGTTTAAGTCATGGTCTTGTAAGAGTcgttttctgacagtttccactgcttctgatgtaggtatgcaagtgaaaagagaagtaacatcaaatgataccagagtttctcctggagctagcttcaaatgttgaattttgttggcAAAGTCAACTGAGTTCTTTATGTGATGAGGTGTTTCcaacaagaggagctaaaataccAGCCAGATGTTTTGCAATATTATATATCACTGAGTTCATGCTGCTGATGGGTCTGAGAGGTGTtccttctttgtgtattttggggAGTCCATACAGGCAAGGAGTGGCTTCCCTCAGGTATAATCTGTAGTAcaattattgatttattgttttgtccttttccagtttttgcagGTAATCTGTGACCTTCTGTTTTAGGTGCTGGTTGGGTCCCTCTTCATTACTGTCGCTTAGTAATGTTGTTATTTGTTCCTGGTACTCAGAAGTGTTGAGGACTGCTGCATCTTCCTTTGTCAGCTGGTAAAATGGTGATGTTTTGGTCCCGGCTGAGTGATGTTACAGCTTTCCTTTCCTGTGGTGAGAGGTTTGAAGGAGGCGGCTTGGCACTGGAgagggttgttgttgttttcagtctgaGTTGTTCTGCCTCTGATCCGCCAAGTTGTTGTTCCTAATAACGGATTCAGTGGCAGtgatttcttccacaacagGTATCTCTTGTGGAGAATGAAGTCCTTTCACCAGTACATCTTTCTCAGGCTGTGTCAGGGTTCTGTCTGACAAATTTCTAACCCACTGACATGGAAAAACACCAAGAAGCAGACAGAGGGAAACAACCTGAAACCAGAGAAGCACAAGAATAAATCTAATAATAAAGTACAGAAACACATAAAGACAGATAACACAGAACTATGGAAACTACAGATCTCACAAAGCAGACATAAATTATAAATGCAGACAGAACCATCAATAATCAAAAGCCACAAAGAGATCTGAGGTCCAGAAACACACGAGAAGACAGAACGACAAGACTCAAGGATGACATGAACACACAGGACCCATGAAGGAGACAGAACCCACAGAACCATGAACCATTAAAGCAGACATGAACAGAAATGCAGatacacaaaaaacatcaagaacaacaaaaaacaaccttgcACATAGAAATGAAAGCCCAATacacaaccagaaaaaaaaacatctgaaaataaacaaaaatacccAGATAcaagtattttctgtttttcagcctTTTCTCTGCTCACcttcttatgttttgtttagttttgtaaccttttttttaaatcactaaaCCATTTTTGGAATCCCAAACCTGCCTGCTTGTTTGTCAGCATTTGGGttcagctaaaagttttaaaaggagGTAATTAGACTTCTGCTCTATTAACACAGGAGaatgtggagttccaagcttaaAGCTGCAAGAGATGCTCTGTTTATGCAAGATAAACTCAGCTTTAGCTTATAaagagcatctcatgcagtttaaagtttacagtattttattaaagtttcatAAATATGAGAAATACTCAGATTTGTCTGCATAATTCTAAACAAGAAAGCTGCTGTAAAAAATAACATAGAACTAGTTTTTTGCCCTCTTTTgatctaaaaatataaatgttcatAATGCGATAATAAGGCAGCGGTGGTTCGTtctgtaactggagggttgctggttcgagtcCCTGCTccgtctgccccagggcagctgaggctacagtgtagctcaccaccatcagtgtgtgaatgagtggatgaatgggtgaatgaatgATTGTAGTATGAAGAGCTTCGGGGTCCCTGGACTGGATAAAGCTCTATTCAAGTGCAAACCATTTAATGTGCTTCATGTAAAACATGCTCAAAAACACATCATGTGATCTTTATTTGAAGCATTAAGAAGATTTTGTGGCtctaaacaaattttatttattggagACATAGCAGAAATGgctcttttaaatataaaggtTGCAAACCCTTGCATTAACTGGTCCAAACatattaaaaagataaaaaaataataatgtaggAGCACAGCTCATGCCTCTGGAAACACAAGAAGAATCAATcgatttgaatattttttattgattcctTCATGTAAACCACTTGGTATCTCTGAAAGTcattgaaaacaataaaacaattaatgacagataaaaatctttaaaaatacagtacCTCAAGTTACTAAAAGCTATAATTGaataaaggtttttatatttaaaaatgctttttttctaaatgctgTATGCTTAGTCGTAGCTAAAATATATTACAAACACCACaagtaaaaatacttttcagtcaagcaacaattaaacaaacacattcacatgtCTAAATAATCTTCAATTTATAAAGCAGATGCTTCAAGAATTCCATATGTTGGCCATCGGTGACAGAAAGGTTCAGGTTTGTTCACCGCAGCTCCAACAAGCCCAGAGAAACAAACGAGCATCATAATTAAAGGTTTAAGCCAGAAATCATTTGGCTTTAAGGCAACAGAAGCAAGCCACCCTTTCAATTATCAAACTGTACATTTTAAAGTATCACCAAGAACACAAATCCTAGAAAACAATACACTGAAAAATCTGAGCTCCAGACGCAGCAGACAgaattatttctgttcaaaGTTTTCATCCTTCAGAGGATCTGATGGAAAGTTTTCGTTGCTTTCTTTGGAGAGTAAAACAGGAACAAccccttcagctgttttgttcaggATGCAGTAATCTTTGCAGTAACGTGGCACGCTCTCCTCGACGGGACTGCAGGGTAAGCTGCGCTCCGGGCTCTGGGACAGAGCCTCAAAGTCGCAGCCGGAATCCCTGTGGCTCATCTCTAGGAAATCACAGGGTGGTGCAGAGGGGATGACCACCTGTACGTCTGAGAAGCTGAATCCCCAGACAGAGCAAGGGAGCTGGGTGTAAGGAGTGTCTCCTGGACAGACCACAGCGATAGGAAGGGGGACCTCGTTCATCCCAGGCAAACCAACATAGGAGGTCGGACCCAGAGGGAACGTCATGTGAGGGACAGAAGTGTCGACGAAGGCTTGGGTCTCTTCTGGATCCTTTGTGATGGGTTTTGGCAGAACAGTCACGGCTTCGGCTATCAAGTCCGTCTCCGTGTCGTATGTCACAGCAAATTTACCTCGAGGTGAAAGCCAGTCCTATAGATTCAACACAAGATACACAGGAGACATCATTTAACATGGAAACCTTTTATAAGGAAGTCGAGCTAACAGCTCATCAGAGCGTGGCTTGTTGAAGAATAAACTTcttccatttaaaacaaatcagccTAGAAATTTTCCTTGCAGTTCAAGAAAACTCTTCAATAAATTCCCCACTTTTTACTTGTTATTGCTTTTGTAAAAGACAGTTATTGATGCTGAAGTTGTTCAGGTTATTTTGCATGTTCTGAGGCTGCTTAAACATCCAAACAGCTGATCACCTGAGTCTGTGGGAAAGTGTTCTTTCTTCTGGACATTCTGGATCATACAGATATCATCTTCTTCAAAGCTCCAACTCATATGAAAAATCTTATTGCTCCACATTTGCGAACAAAGCCGGCTggtctcagactgcaggtttctctgcagtttctaaagtgggaggcagagctttcaggtATCAgtctcctctcttgtggaacccacttccagtttctgtctgtgaagcTGACATCAACGTTTTTTAAGATTAACCTtaagattttttcttttgctaagTCCTATAGTTTGGGTTTGTTTGGGTTGtgcctttagttctgctgctgtaggctttgacggctggaggacaaactgatcacatttcctcatgctgctgcagattttactctactctccatgtttgtatttgcaaatAGTGGCCGTGCGCTCTCATAGAAACTAAATCTGGATtaatccttctgtgtttgtctggatCTCTTTTCTGCCCTCTCAAGCCCCATCAGGCTGGATTTAGTGGTGATGTATAAAGAAACTGATAATCAGTTGTCCACGTTCAAATCTTTACTAAAAGCAGACCTGCCTTAGATTTTGTATGaacactgcaaataaaaaaaagaaaaaaaagggatatAAATCTCTCACCTGAagatttccttcatatttctgAAACAGAGGCTGAAAGAAAGGGGCCGGCGTTGGAGTGTGAGCCAGGGTTTTTATCTTCATTCTGCcacataaaatcataaatcatCAGAAAAATCACTTCTGTCAGGTGTCAGATATGTAATCAATGtaaaaaacagatgatttaCCTTGCAGCAGGACTGTGGAAGATGATCAGAAAAGCTCCAGCAAGCACACACACGGGGCTCAGATATTTGAGCAAAATGATGAAGACATTTTCTCGTTCTGAGAAGGTGtctgaaataaatcagtgaGCATCAGTGAGTCATACTACAGACAGACGGGATATTATGAGTTGGCTGTCGTCCCTAAATTATCTGCACTGTTCTGTCAAAGCAGTGGGGAAACATCTGACACTCCTGTCATTCATAACACGAATAATAAAATACTTGTCTTTGATTCTAGAGATTTTCAGGAACAAGTCTTTATCTGCACTGAGACAGTCTTTACTTTTGTCACAGATGAAAAACACTTaatataataatgaaaaaaagtcattttaccTTCTGCTTCATTCGTCCAATATGTAGATTCACTCCATTCACTCCACGTTGATACATAATGCGTGCTTTTATCAGGCTtaaatcttactttaaaacaataCTCAGTGTTTGGTTTGAGC is a genomic window of Kryptolebias marmoratus isolate JLee-2015 linkage group LG16, ASM164957v2, whole genome shotgun sequence containing:
- the LOC112451520 gene encoding interleukin-21 receptor-like, coding for MTRGQLLVVFCCFSLSAVTSSTTDCVTDYYQNISCVISDDPDVNVYNYNNYNMKCRDWRGNSFSCPLVAVGNSYRGDCQVKHGGACMSSSDEYTIELCNETTCQSRKKEFVPIYNTVKLAPPPELELQQTLETINITCKSKRYQSHMYLKEYLHFEVLVQDSHASQNRTFQLYSENVYISIDRRSQLKPNTEYCFKVRFKPDKSTHYVSTWSEWSESTYWTNEAEDTFSERENVFIILLKYLSPVCVLAGAFLIIFHSPAARMKIKTLAHTPTPAPFFQPLFQKYEGNLQDWLSPRGKFAVTYDTETDLIAEAVTVLPKPITKDPEETQAFVDTSVPHMTFPLGPTSYVGLPGMNEVPLPIAVVCPGDTPYTQLPCSVWGFSFSDVQVVIPSAPPCDFLEMSHRDSGCDFEALSQSPERSLPCSPVEESVPRYCKDYCILNKTAEGVVPVLLSKESNENFPSDPLKDENFEQK